A genomic segment from Tessaracoccus defluvii encodes:
- a CDS encoding MFS transporter, producing MTPQRPAPQDARPDEPQGFRRLVRMAGRPYLVASALARLPQSMLTIGALTYVAAGAADFTTPGAVAAIAGVGVGLGAPIMGAASDRWGQRRVLLVSTVAYVVALAALLVAGAPHFPSTSSGITTGSGITTGSGITGGTVELDLPLAAAALFAGMVVPQIGPMTRVRWIRRLTGPRDHSAVELALGYESTIDEMAYVIGPAAVGIIAAAAGAPIPLVIAAVLVLLAVPAFAFDRSATAAAPLGRDGAGGPAAAPDRIRWGFVMIGIAGMLAIGTVFGSLATTMTVFAEVTGNPGTGGLIYAAIGITSGLGALSVSRWPARWTAEIRWLACAVVAVPAAAVLLLVTEPWQMVLGLLLIGAPVGPVMVTIFSAAGRRTPPARLGFVMTLLSASVTLGTSVGNLLGGTASDASGYQAALGVTVGASVALLVAGFGFLAYARRERATA from the coding sequence ATGACACCCCAGCGCCCAGCGCCTCAGGACGCGCGCCCGGACGAGCCGCAGGGCTTCCGTCGACTCGTGCGGATGGCCGGCCGGCCCTACCTGGTCGCCTCCGCCCTCGCCCGGCTGCCCCAGTCGATGCTCACCATCGGCGCCCTCACCTACGTCGCCGCGGGAGCCGCTGACTTCACGACCCCCGGCGCCGTCGCCGCGATCGCCGGTGTCGGCGTCGGACTCGGTGCCCCGATCATGGGGGCCGCCTCCGACAGGTGGGGGCAGCGCCGGGTCCTGCTCGTCTCGACGGTCGCGTACGTCGTGGCGCTCGCCGCACTGCTCGTGGCGGGCGCGCCCCATTTCCCTTCGACAAGCTCAGGGATCACGACAGGCTCAGGGATCACGACCGGTTCAGGGATCACCGGCGGGACCGTCGAGCTCGACCTGCCGCTCGCGGCCGCGGCCCTGTTCGCGGGCATGGTGGTCCCGCAGATCGGGCCCATGACCCGGGTCCGCTGGATCCGCCGTCTCACCGGGCCGCGCGACCACTCCGCCGTCGAACTGGCGCTCGGCTACGAGAGCACCATCGACGAGATGGCCTACGTCATCGGGCCGGCAGCGGTCGGGATCATCGCCGCAGCCGCCGGCGCCCCGATCCCGCTCGTGATCGCGGCGGTCCTCGTGCTGCTCGCCGTCCCCGCCTTCGCGTTCGACCGCAGCGCCACGGCCGCTGCTCCCCTGGGCAGGGACGGCGCCGGGGGCCCTGCCGCCGCCCCGGACCGGATCCGCTGGGGCTTCGTCATGATCGGCATCGCCGGGATGCTGGCGATCGGGACCGTGTTCGGATCGCTCGCGACGACCATGACGGTGTTCGCGGAGGTCACGGGAAACCCCGGCACCGGCGGCCTCATCTATGCGGCCATCGGGATCACATCCGGCCTGGGCGCGCTCAGCGTGTCGCGGTGGCCGGCGCGGTGGACCGCCGAGATCCGCTGGCTGGCCTGTGCGGTCGTCGCCGTCCCTGCCGCGGCGGTGCTGCTGCTGGTCACCGAGCCGTGGCAGATGGTGCTGGGCTTGCTGCTGATCGGCGCCCCGGTCGGCCCCGTCATGGTGACCATCTTCTCCGCTGCAGGGCGGCGGACGCCGCCGGCCCGGCTGGGGTTCGTCATGACGCTGCTGTCGGCGTCGGTGACGCTGGGGACGTCCGTGGGGAACCTCCTGGGAGGGACGGCCTCCGACGCCTCCGGCTATCAGGCGGCGCTGGGCGTTACCGTCGGCGCATCCGTCGCGCTGCTGGTGGCCGGCTTCGGATTCCTGGCGTACGCACGCAGGGAGCGCGCCACGGCGTAG
- the argS gene encoding arginine--tRNA ligase: MQSLPAILDARLRAVTGVDPEMRPATKPQFGHYQSNVALRLAKAEGRPPREVAAGIVERLDVADLCEPLEIAGPGFLNFRLRSDVLAGSVTELLEDTAGGLNKVNHPQRVVIDYSAPNVAKQMHVGHLRTTIIGDCFNRVLSALGHEVIPQNHIGDWGTQFGMLIEEVLDEKLDVPTLDLTAADALYKRAAARFREDEEFATRARSRVALFQGGDEESLTIWRQLVDISKPAFNEAYRRLGVLLTDDDLAGESTYNDDLPVLVKELEESGVAVVDNGALCVFVEGFEAPLIVRKSDGGYGYATTDLAAIRRRVRDLKADRIIYVTDLRQGGHFAQVFAAARKAGFLPEHVVAQHVGYGMVLGPDGRPFKTRDGSAATLESLLDAAEEIAAPNIALAAIKYADLSNGLQKDYTFDPERMVQTTGDTGPYLQYAHARVSQILRKAQAEGIGYGAVTVLEDPVEQQLALQLSRFGEVVDEVAQQLTPHKLCGYLYELAGQLASFYEACPVLKSESDVRASRLALCAATKQVLALGLRMLGMDAPERM; the protein is encoded by the coding sequence ATGCAGTCCCTGCCCGCGATTCTGGATGCCCGTCTGCGCGCCGTCACCGGCGTCGACCCCGAGATGCGTCCCGCCACCAAGCCCCAGTTCGGTCACTACCAGTCCAACGTGGCGCTGCGCCTCGCCAAGGCAGAGGGCCGTCCGCCGCGTGAGGTGGCAGCGGGCATCGTCGAGCGCCTCGACGTCGCCGACCTGTGCGAGCCGCTCGAGATCGCGGGCCCCGGGTTCCTCAACTTCCGGCTCCGCTCCGACGTCCTCGCCGGCTCCGTCACCGAGCTGCTGGAGGACACCGCGGGGGGCCTCAACAAGGTCAACCATCCGCAGCGGGTCGTCATCGACTACTCGGCGCCGAACGTAGCCAAGCAGATGCACGTCGGGCACCTGCGCACCACGATCATCGGCGACTGCTTCAACCGTGTCCTGAGTGCGCTCGGTCATGAGGTCATCCCGCAGAACCACATCGGCGACTGGGGCACCCAGTTCGGCATGCTCATCGAGGAGGTCCTCGACGAGAAGCTGGACGTGCCCACCCTCGACCTGACCGCCGCGGACGCCCTCTACAAGCGCGCCGCGGCCCGCTTCCGCGAGGACGAGGAGTTCGCCACCCGCGCCCGCTCCCGCGTCGCCCTGTTCCAGGGCGGCGACGAGGAATCGCTGACCATCTGGCGGCAGCTGGTCGACATCTCGAAGCCCGCGTTCAACGAGGCCTACCGGCGGCTGGGCGTCCTGCTCACCGACGACGACCTCGCCGGCGAGTCCACCTACAACGACGACCTCCCCGTCCTCGTCAAGGAGCTGGAGGAGTCCGGCGTCGCCGTCGTCGACAACGGTGCGCTGTGCGTCTTCGTCGAGGGCTTCGAGGCCCCGCTGATCGTCCGCAAGTCCGACGGCGGCTACGGCTACGCGACGACCGACCTGGCCGCCATCCGCCGCCGGGTCCGCGACCTGAAGGCCGACCGCATCATCTACGTCACCGACCTGCGGCAGGGCGGCCACTTCGCCCAGGTCTTCGCCGCGGCCCGCAAGGCAGGCTTCCTGCCGGAGCATGTCGTCGCCCAGCACGTCGGCTACGGCATGGTGCTCGGCCCCGACGGCCGCCCGTTCAAGACCCGCGACGGTTCGGCCGCCACGCTCGAGTCGCTCCTCGACGCTGCCGAGGAGATCGCGGCGCCCAACATCGCGCTGGCCGCCATCAAGTACGCCGACCTGTCCAACGGGCTCCAGAAGGACTACACCTTCGACCCGGAGCGCATGGTCCAGACGACCGGCGACACGGGCCCCTACCTGCAGTACGCCCACGCCCGCGTCTCGCAGATCCTCCGCAAGGCCCAGGCCGAGGGGATCGGCTACGGCGCCGTCACCGTCCTCGAGGACCCGGTCGAGCAGCAGCTGGCGCTGCAGCTGAGCCGGTTCGGCGAGGTCGTCGACGAGGTCGCGCAGCAGCTCACCCCGCACAAGCTGTGCGGCTACCTGTATGAGCTGGCCGGCCAGCTGGCGTCGTTCTACGAGGCGTGCCCGGTGCTGAAGTCGGAGAGCGACGTGCGCGCCTCCCGCCTGGCGCTGTGCGCCGCGACGAAGCAGGTGCTCGCGCTGGGGCTCCGGATGCTGGGAATGGACGCGCCCGAGCGGATGTGA
- the ppgK gene encoding polyphosphate--glucose phosphotransferase, with protein sequence MSIILGIDVGGSGIKGGPVDLATGELTADRLRIPTPSKSTPSNVAAVVGEIIDHFADQIGDTPVGLTFPAPVVHGTVPFIANLDQKWKGLNADAYFQEKLGRKIVLVNDADAAGLAEVHFGAAKGNDGFVVLTTLGTGIGTAMIYRGVLIPNAELGHVELDGHDAEKRAASSIKDKEGLSYEEWTYERLQPYYAHLEMLFSPDLFVVGGGVSKDWDKFGHLLKLRTPIVPAVMRNKAGIVGAALKAKDAMEHPEPKIKG encoded by the coding sequence ATGAGCATCATCCTCGGCATCGACGTTGGCGGTTCGGGCATCAAGGGCGGTCCCGTGGACCTCGCCACCGGCGAACTCACGGCGGACCGTCTCCGCATCCCCACCCCTTCGAAGTCGACGCCGAGCAACGTCGCCGCCGTCGTCGGTGAGATCATCGACCACTTCGCCGACCAGATCGGTGACACCCCCGTCGGGCTGACGTTCCCCGCCCCCGTCGTGCACGGGACGGTGCCGTTCATCGCCAATCTGGACCAGAAGTGGAAGGGGCTCAACGCCGACGCCTACTTCCAGGAGAAGCTCGGCCGGAAGATCGTCCTCGTCAACGACGCCGACGCCGCCGGCCTCGCCGAGGTGCACTTCGGCGCGGCGAAGGGCAACGACGGCTTCGTCGTCCTGACCACGCTGGGCACCGGCATCGGCACCGCGATGATCTACCGCGGCGTCCTGATCCCCAACGCCGAACTGGGCCACGTCGAGCTCGACGGCCACGACGCTGAGAAGCGCGCCGCGTCGTCCATCAAGGACAAGGAGGGCCTCTCCTACGAGGAGTGGACCTACGAGCGGCTGCAGCCCTACTACGCGCACCTGGAGATGCTGTTCTCCCCCGACCTGTTCGTCGTCGGCGGCGGCGTGTCGAAGGATTGGGACAAGTTCGGCCACCTGCTCAAGCTGCGCACCCCGATCGTCCCGGCCGTGATGCGGAACAAGGCGGGCATCGTCGGTGCGGCGCTGAAGGCGAAGGACGCGATGGAGCACCCGGAGCCGAAGATCAAGGGCTGA
- a CDS encoding PH domain-containing protein, with protein sequence MSDPSLPEVPSEAPPKVVERPSPLTGIARGAIALIAVAIAVGRDFVESPGDADSAMLVMAGIALVVIVLIGLGGVITWRTTTFIADDEEFRVERNFIWRSSSRVDYTKVQSIDVSQPFIARLLGLAKVHIDVGGEGGVDLSYLTKRRAEALREHLLEKMAVSRDEARTHATGGADPEALPAVADAEDELIVAVSPTTLLIGSLVTLGTIAAVAGGVLLVGLSILSEATFTFIAGILAIGGWVWGRVGKNWGFRMTRRGGALRIHRGALSKANQGLRPARVQGVVISQDLLQKLTGMYEMRVTVLGYAGGDGDADDGSNAVVLPAGTAADVQRVLSALWPELDLTTVTVHGQPPTAKWLTPLTFRTHTWGIGEHVIVAEHGLLENRRTIVPHRRMQSASVQQGPLQRRLGLASLSVHTTDGPVDLQIYHLAEADARRLLQDQVERARLARRATDSVAEVAADEAAGQALEVEMPEGRTGFEPTEGEPLR encoded by the coding sequence GTGTCCGACCCCTCCCTGCCAGAGGTTCCGTCCGAGGCTCCACCCAAGGTCGTCGAACGCCCGTCGCCCCTCACGGGGATCGCCCGGGGCGCCATCGCGCTGATCGCCGTCGCGATCGCAGTCGGCCGCGACTTCGTGGAGTCACCCGGCGACGCGGACAGCGCCATGCTGGTCATGGCCGGGATCGCGCTGGTGGTCATCGTTCTCATCGGGCTCGGCGGCGTCATCACCTGGCGCACCACGACCTTCATCGCCGACGACGAGGAGTTCCGCGTCGAACGGAACTTCATCTGGCGGTCGTCCAGCCGCGTCGACTACACGAAGGTGCAGTCGATCGACGTCTCCCAGCCCTTCATCGCCCGTCTGCTCGGCCTCGCGAAGGTCCACATCGACGTGGGCGGCGAGGGCGGCGTCGACCTGTCGTACCTGACGAAGCGGCGGGCCGAGGCACTGCGCGAGCACCTACTGGAGAAGATGGCCGTCTCCCGCGACGAGGCCAGGACCCACGCCACCGGCGGCGCCGACCCGGAAGCCCTCCCCGCCGTCGCCGATGCGGAGGACGAGCTCATCGTCGCGGTGTCCCCCACCACGCTGCTGATCGGCAGCCTCGTCACGCTCGGGACGATCGCCGCTGTGGCGGGCGGCGTCCTCCTGGTCGGGCTGTCGATCCTCAGCGAGGCGACGTTCACCTTCATCGCCGGCATCCTCGCAATCGGCGGTTGGGTGTGGGGGCGCGTCGGCAAGAACTGGGGCTTCCGGATGACACGCCGCGGCGGGGCGCTGCGGATCCACCGCGGGGCGCTGAGCAAGGCGAACCAGGGTCTGCGTCCCGCCCGCGTCCAGGGCGTCGTGATCAGCCAGGACCTGCTGCAGAAGCTCACCGGCATGTACGAGATGCGGGTCACGGTCCTCGGCTACGCGGGCGGCGACGGCGACGCGGATGACGGCAGCAACGCCGTCGTGCTGCCCGCCGGCACCGCGGCCGACGTGCAGCGGGTGCTGTCCGCACTGTGGCCGGAGCTGGACCTGACGACCGTCACGGTCCACGGGCAGCCGCCGACCGCGAAGTGGCTCACGCCGCTCACCTTCCGCACGCACACCTGGGGCATCGGCGAGCACGTGATCGTCGCCGAGCACGGGCTGCTCGAGAACCGCCGCACGATCGTGCCGCATCGGCGGATGCAGTCGGCCTCGGTGCAGCAGGGTCCGCTGCAGCGTCGTCTCGGCCTGGCCAGCCTGTCGGTGCACACGACCGACGGCCCCGTCGACCTGCAGATCTACCACCTCGCCGAGGCTGACGCACGGCGGCTGCTGCAGGATCAGGTCGAGCGGGCCCGGCTGGCGCGCCGGGCCACGGACTCCGTCGCCGAGGTGGCGGCTGACGAGGCTGCGGGGCAGGCTCTGGAGGTCGAGATGCCGGAAGGGCGAACCGGCTTCGAGCCCACGGAAGGCGAGCCGCTACGCTAG
- a CDS encoding PH domain-containing protein, translating into MTAELPDARTLTDDDLFAPPTGEWKRLSPNYLRMKRMLIPTVWGVLFLIPAVILAVTKLWWALAILVPVALVWIGWRLWRAPRVYARWGYAERDEDIYLTSGLWSRSLSCVPYGRMQLVEVSQGPIERAYGLSTVQLVTSSTSGTVIIPGLDRGDATALRDRLIAAGEQQQAGI; encoded by the coding sequence ATGACGGCCGAGCTGCCCGACGCGCGGACCCTCACCGACGATGACCTGTTCGCCCCACCCACCGGCGAATGGAAGAGGCTCTCCCCCAATTACCTCCGCATGAAGCGGATGCTCATCCCCACGGTGTGGGGCGTCCTGTTCCTCATCCCCGCCGTCATCCTGGCCGTGACGAAGCTGTGGTGGGCGCTGGCGATCCTCGTGCCGGTGGCGCTGGTCTGGATCGGCTGGCGCCTCTGGCGTGCGCCGCGGGTCTACGCCCGCTGGGGGTATGCCGAGCGTGACGAGGACATCTACCTCACCAGCGGCCTGTGGTCGCGGTCGCTGTCGTGTGTGCCGTACGGCCGGATGCAGCTGGTCGAGGTCAGCCAGGGCCCGATCGAGCGGGCCTACGGCCTGTCGACGGTGCAGCTGGTGACGTCGTCGACGAGCGGCACCGTCATCATCCCCGGCCTGGACCGCGGCGACGCGACCGCCCTGCGCGACCGACTCATCGCGGCGGGCGAGCAGCAGCAGGCCGGGATCTAG
- a CDS encoding DUF1707 SHOCT-like domain-containing protein — protein sequence MSLQPHRLDHLRCADQDRELVAQVLNNAYADGRLTFDEHADRIARAYDARTFGDLSPLTTDLVHQPRPAGQPTPQPVTAPRTPALPTDFVGGNAILSSLKPGAITRVAEEVTVNVWLADAKIDLVGAAFASHVTTLYLGGMMADVKIRVPEGVEVNFSGLTTIMGDTKVDGQVPHPSGIVINVTGTIVMADIQVIGPRAKNPRKYERFTR from the coding sequence ATGTCCCTGCAGCCCCACCGTCTCGACCACCTCCGCTGCGCCGATCAGGACCGCGAGCTGGTCGCCCAGGTGCTGAACAACGCCTATGCGGACGGCAGGCTGACGTTTGATGAGCACGCCGACCGCATCGCCCGCGCCTACGATGCACGCACCTTCGGCGACCTCAGCCCGCTGACCACCGACCTGGTGCATCAGCCGCGGCCGGCCGGCCAGCCGACTCCGCAGCCGGTCACAGCGCCGCGGACCCCGGCGCTGCCTACCGACTTCGTCGGCGGCAACGCGATCCTGTCGTCGCTCAAGCCGGGCGCGATCACCCGCGTCGCCGAGGAGGTCACCGTCAACGTGTGGCTCGCGGACGCGAAGATCGACCTCGTCGGCGCCGCCTTCGCCAGCCACGTGACGACCCTGTACCTCGGCGGCATGATGGCCGACGTGAAGATCCGCGTCCCCGAGGGGGTCGAGGTGAACTTCTCTGGCCTCACCACGATCATGGGCGACACGAAGGTTGACGGCCAAGTGCCCCACCCCAGCGGCATCGTCATCAACGTGACGGGAACGATCGTGATGGCGGACATCCAGGTGATCGGTCCCCGGGCGAAGAACCCGCGCAAGTACGAGCGCTTCACCCGATGA
- a CDS encoding 6-phosphofructokinase, translating to MGKRVGILTAGGDSPGLNAAIRGFGKAAIGRHGMELIGFRDGLRGLVENRTQVLDGAALAGILTVGGTILGTSRDKPHKMVIDGEVRDMVPTIIENYERNKLDAIVCIGGGGTAKNANRLSQAGLNVIHLPKTIDNDIAHTDTSFGFSTALGIATEAVDRLHSTAHSHHRVIVVEIMGHKAGWLALGAGIAGGADIILIPEIPYSVESIAESVRGRATSGRNFSVIALAEGARDLQDAADLAAAGALVKGASTPEAKAAAAKHKAAVEAAHRDNPFKLANRLEEATGLESRVTILGYVQRGGTPDANDRLLGTLLGSAGAQLVEEGRFGITVASQGGDAVPVPLDEVAGNLKTVPVDHPWVKAARDVGTGLGD from the coding sequence ATGGGTAAACGGGTGGGGATTCTGACCGCCGGGGGCGACTCGCCCGGCCTGAACGCTGCGATCCGTGGCTTCGGCAAGGCGGCCATCGGACGGCACGGCATGGAGCTCATCGGCTTCCGCGACGGTCTGCGGGGTCTCGTGGAGAACCGCACCCAGGTGCTCGACGGGGCGGCGCTAGCGGGCATCCTCACCGTCGGCGGCACGATCCTCGGCACCTCGCGGGACAAGCCGCACAAGATGGTCATCGACGGTGAGGTCCGTGACATGGTGCCCACCATCATCGAAAACTATGAGCGCAACAAGCTCGACGCCATCGTCTGCATCGGCGGCGGCGGGACGGCGAAGAACGCGAACCGGCTCTCGCAAGCCGGGCTGAACGTCATCCACCTGCCGAAGACGATCGACAACGACATCGCGCACACCGACACCAGTTTCGGCTTCTCGACGGCGCTCGGGATCGCCACCGAGGCCGTCGACCGGCTGCACTCGACGGCGCACTCGCACCACCGCGTCATCGTCGTCGAGATCATGGGCCACAAGGCGGGCTGGCTCGCGCTCGGCGCAGGCATCGCAGGCGGCGCCGACATCATCCTGATCCCCGAGATCCCCTACTCGGTCGAGTCGATCGCCGAGTCGGTCCGCGGGCGGGCCACCTCGGGACGCAACTTCTCCGTGATCGCGCTGGCCGAGGGTGCCCGCGACCTGCAGGACGCAGCCGACCTCGCCGCGGCCGGCGCCCTGGTGAAGGGGGCCAGCACGCCGGAGGCCAAGGCGGCCGCCGCCAAGCACAAGGCCGCCGTCGAGGCCGCCCACCGCGACAACCCCTTCAAGCTGGCGAACAGGCTGGAGGAGGCGACCGGGTTGGAGTCGCGCGTCACGATCCTCGGCTACGTGCAGCGGGGCGGCACCCCCGACGCGAACGACCGGCTGCTGGGCACGCTGCTCGGCTCGGCCGGGGCGCAGCTCGTGGAGGAGGGACGCTTCGGCATCACGGTCGCTTCGCAGGGCGGCGACGCCGTCCCGGTGCCTCTCGACGAGGTCGCGGGCAACCTGAAGACGGTGCCGGTGGACCATCCCTGGGTCAAGGCCGCCCGCGACGTGGGCACCGGCCTCGGGGACTGA
- a CDS encoding serine hydrolase domain-containing protein: protein MTGGRRRRWLIVTGVLLAVILIAGVAGYWYLRPLLRTGTGYAAHNLCAVTTIAGRDNPKADLPPNPLVPYLRPAGGGEDRSTVAVFGLLAAQTAFHTDFGCVVGADPTLPEPLPVEPAAEFTANLDSGLDASVAVAFGDDLAPEGRQTLGTRAVVVIRDGVVVAERYAEGFDADTPQLGWSMAKSVTNLLTGRLVQEGIVGLDDAGLRPEWTDARADITVDDLLRMTSGLAWDETYDLGTPITQMLYTETDMAGFVAGRDGEHVPGSFQQYSSGSTNLLCSVLLDKAGGDANLPRELVFAPLGLSSAVLEVDGVGNPVCASYLWATPRDWARIGQFALDDGVVDGERLLPEGWMEESTTARGAATTDADGMGASWWSNQRPDGSLVEELLPADTYSARGHDGQRVYVVPSEGLVVVRLGFSPSADDIRVEQLVADVIAASQE from the coding sequence GTGACTGGGGGCCGTCGCCGTCGCTGGCTGATCGTGACCGGGGTGCTGCTCGCGGTCATCCTGATCGCCGGCGTCGCCGGCTACTGGTACCTGCGCCCGCTGCTGCGCACTGGCACCGGGTATGCGGCGCACAACCTGTGCGCCGTGACGACCATCGCGGGGCGTGACAACCCGAAGGCGGACCTGCCACCGAACCCGCTCGTGCCGTACCTGCGGCCGGCCGGGGGCGGGGAAGACCGCTCCACGGTGGCCGTGTTCGGGCTGCTCGCGGCTCAGACGGCGTTCCACACCGACTTCGGCTGCGTCGTCGGCGCCGACCCCACGCTGCCGGAGCCTCTGCCGGTCGAACCCGCCGCGGAGTTCACTGCGAACCTGGACAGCGGCCTCGACGCCAGCGTGGCGGTGGCCTTCGGCGACGACCTCGCCCCGGAGGGACGCCAGACGCTCGGCACCCGCGCCGTCGTCGTCATCCGTGACGGTGTCGTCGTCGCCGAGCGGTACGCCGAGGGCTTCGACGCGGACACCCCGCAGCTGGGCTGGTCGATGGCCAAATCCGTGACCAACCTGCTCACCGGGCGCCTCGTGCAGGAGGGGATCGTGGGCCTGGACGACGCGGGCCTGCGCCCCGAATGGACCGACGCGCGGGCCGACATCACCGTCGACGACCTGCTCCGCATGACCTCGGGCCTCGCCTGGGACGAGACCTACGACCTGGGCACCCCCATCACGCAGATGCTCTACACGGAGACTGACATGGCGGGCTTCGTCGCCGGACGTGACGGGGAACATGTGCCCGGCTCGTTCCAGCAGTATTCGTCCGGCAGCACGAACCTGCTGTGCTCCGTCCTTCTCGACAAGGCCGGGGGCGACGCCAACCTGCCCCGCGAGCTGGTGTTCGCGCCGCTCGGGCTGTCGTCGGCGGTGCTGGAGGTCGACGGCGTCGGCAACCCCGTCTGCGCCAGCTACCTGTGGGCGACGCCCCGCGACTGGGCCCGGATCGGCCAGTTCGCCCTCGATGACGGCGTCGTCGACGGCGAGCGGCTGCTACCCGAGGGCTGGATGGAGGAGTCGACCACGGCCAGGGGCGCCGCGACGACCGACGCCGACGGCATGGGTGCGTCGTGGTGGTCGAACCAGCGCCCCGACGGGTCGCTCGTGGAGGAACTGCTACCGGCCGATACCTATTCGGCGCGCGGCCACGACGGGCAGCGGGTCTACGTGGTGCCCAGCGAGGGGCTCGTCGTCGTCCGGCTCGGCTTCTCGCCGTCGGCCGACGACATCCGCGTCGAGCAGCTGGTCGCCGACGTCATCGCCGCCTCCCAGGAGTAG
- a CDS encoding (Fe-S)-binding protein: MAAYFPSCLQTLFAATGEGVFLAFRELCLRAGVRVTLLDAGDLCCGAPWRAKGMAEGYNIMRDKVHAELNRAEPTRLVTDAASCTASLQTMTEEWGIEVDDVVTFVAREILPALTLTRPLGSLALHPTCSSTQLGINDDLRALADFICDDVVVPDSWSCCGFAGDRGLLHPELTASATADMTAELAGRRFAAYASLNRTCELGMSRATGEDYRHILELLEEATRP, encoded by the coding sequence GTGGCCGCCTACTTCCCCTCATGTCTCCAGACGCTGTTCGCCGCGACCGGAGAGGGCGTCTTCCTCGCCTTCCGGGAGCTGTGCCTGCGGGCCGGCGTGCGGGTCACCCTCCTCGACGCCGGCGACCTCTGCTGCGGCGCGCCCTGGCGCGCGAAGGGCATGGCCGAGGGGTACAACATCATGCGCGACAAGGTGCACGCCGAACTCAACCGCGCCGAGCCGACGCGGCTGGTCACCGACGCCGCCAGCTGCACCGCCTCGCTGCAGACCATGACCGAGGAGTGGGGCATCGAGGTCGACGACGTGGTCACCTTCGTCGCGCGCGAGATCCTGCCCGCGCTGACGCTGACGCGGCCGCTGGGCTCACTTGCGCTGCATCCCACCTGCTCCTCGACACAGCTCGGCATCAACGACGACCTGCGGGCGCTCGCCGACTTCATCTGCGACGACGTGGTGGTGCCGGACTCCTGGTCGTGCTGCGGGTTCGCCGGCGACAGGGGCCTGCTGCACCCCGAACTGACGGCGAGCGCCACGGCCGACATGACCGCCGAGCTGGCGGGCCGCCGGTTCGCGGCGTACGCGTCGCTCAACCGCACCTGCGAGCTCGGCATGTCCCGGGCGACCGGTGAGGACTACCGCCACATCCTCGAGCTGCTCGAGGAAGCAACCCGGCCCTGA
- a CDS encoding 5'-nucleotidase, with protein sequence MMYDLDSRLVIGISSSALFNLTDCHRVYQEQGVEAYRAYQDERINEPLDPGVAFPFIRRLLALNDLQPDDPLVEVIVMSHNDAFTGLRIMASARAHGLPITRAIFMEGRSPHEYIGPLKMALFLSANEDDVRRAVASGMPAAIVTSQHMDDDVRETELRIAFDFDGVLADDSSEAIFKDHGLAEFQAHEQANAITPLSVGPLQPLLEAINRIQEVETTRKTADPDYRPRLHVSLVTARSAPAHERVVRSLHGWGVRVNAAFFLGGIDKAAILETLRPHIFFDDQMLHLTAHGIPGAHVPFGVRNGAQPVPRRMSTDDRIA encoded by the coding sequence ATGATGTACGACCTCGACAGCCGACTGGTGATCGGCATCTCGTCCAGCGCGCTGTTCAACCTGACCGACTGCCACCGCGTCTACCAGGAGCAGGGCGTCGAGGCCTACCGCGCCTACCAGGACGAACGGATCAACGAACCCCTCGACCCCGGCGTCGCCTTCCCCTTCATCCGGCGCCTCCTCGCCCTCAACGACCTCCAGCCCGACGACCCGCTCGTCGAGGTCATCGTCATGTCGCACAACGACGCCTTCACCGGCCTGCGCATCATGGCGTCCGCCCGAGCCCACGGGCTGCCGATCACCCGGGCCATCTTCATGGAGGGCCGCTCGCCGCACGAGTACATCGGGCCGCTCAAGATGGCACTGTTCCTCTCCGCCAATGAGGACGACGTCCGCCGCGCCGTCGCCTCCGGCATGCCGGCCGCGATCGTCACCTCGCAGCACATGGACGACGACGTCCGCGAGACCGAGCTGCGCATCGCCTTCGACTTCGACGGCGTCCTGGCCGACGACTCGTCCGAGGCCATCTTCAAGGACCACGGGCTGGCCGAGTTCCAGGCCCACGAGCAGGCCAACGCCATCACCCCGCTCAGCGTCGGCCCGCTGCAGCCGCTGCTCGAGGCGATCAACCGGATCCAGGAGGTCGAGACCACCAGGAAGACCGCCGATCCGGACTACCGGCCCCGCCTGCACGTCTCCCTGGTGACCGCGCGCAGCGCACCGGCGCATGAGCGGGTCGTCCGCTCGCTCCATGGCTGGGGCGTCCGGGTCAACGCAGCCTTCTTCCTCGGCGGCATCGACAAGGCGGCGATCCTCGAGACGCTGCGCCCGCACATCTTCTTCGACGACCAGATGCTGCACCTGACCGCCCACGGGATCCCCGGCGCGCACGTGCCGTTCGGCGTCCGCAACGGCGCCCAGCCGGTGCCGCGACGCATGTCGACGGACGACCGCATCGCCTGA